TGCCTGCGCCGCCGCTATACTCAGGAGCGGGGGAAAAGCCTGCGAAAGGCCGCGGCGAATTCGGCAGGGGCGGAAATGGGCGGCCCGCCCGCCCCGGACGGCGAAATATGGCAGATCTTGCACGGCGCAACCTGTTGGCGGCGGTCCTGTTGGCCGCCCTGCTCTTCCTCTGTGCCCCGACCCGTGCCACACCCGTCTGCCTTACCTGCCATTCTGCCCCCACCATGGGCGAAAAACGCGTCACTCGCGAAAGCCTGGCCGGCTCGCCCCATGCTTCTTTGCAGTGCGTGGAGTGCCACGCCGGCATCCCGGCTCGGGCGGAGATGCACGCCGTGCCCGCTCCCCCACCGGATTGCGCTTCCTGTCATCTGCCCCCGGGCCGCAAGGGAGCGCCACTGGCGACAGCAGTGCATCACGGTCGGAAGGGGGCGGAAGCTGCGGCGTTGCCCTCCTGCCAATCCTGCCACGGCGCTCACGAGATGCGCCCGGCGGGTCACCCTCGCTCGAAAGTCAGCCGCCAGAATGTGATGCAGACCTGCGCCGCGTGTCATGGCCCCGGCGGACCGGTCGCCGCCCGTACCGGCGAGCGCAGGGTGCTGGACTACCGCGACAGCGTCCACGGACGTCCCGATCCTGACCGGCCCGGGCTGTACCCGGCCGTCTGCACGGAGTGCCACGGCACGCACAGCATCCTGCCGGGATCGGACCCCGCGTCCACCGTCAGCAAGGTCCGCGCGGCGGACACCTGCGGCGCCTGCCACACCGCCGAGCTGAAGGAATACCGTGACAGCATCCATGCAAAGTCGCTCGCGGCAGGTGGCCTCGACGCCCCCTCCTGCGCCGATTGCCACGGCGAGCACGACATTCAGCGCGCCACTGCTCCGGGTTCGCGTGTTTCCAGGGTTTCCATCGTTGAGACGTGCGCCCGCTGCCACGAAGACAAGACCCTGATAGACCGGTACGGGCTGCCCGCCAACCTGGTGAAGTCCTATCGCAAGAGCTATCACGGCGTGGCGAACCGCTTCGGGGAGGTGGAGGTGGCCAGCTGCAGCAGCTGCCACAATCCCCACCGCATCCTCCCGCAGAGTGATCCGCGCTCGTCCATCCACCCGGACAACCTGCCCGCCACGTGCGGGCAGGAAGGATGCCACCCCGGCGTGGGGCGGAACGTGGCGCTGGGAAGCGTGCATCTGGATCCGTCTCCCACGCGGGACCGCGCGGTCTACTGGGTGAGCATTCTTTTCGGCATTTTCACCTACGGCACCATTCTGGGCTTGACTTCACTGGTGGTGCTGGATTCGTTCCGGCGCTGGCGCACGCCGAAGTCTCTTCGCCAGCGGGAGGACAGCGCGGATCCTCTGGACCAGGTGAAGGTGCCGCGCTTCACGCGGGTGCAGCTGCTTCAGCATCAGATCCTGCTGACCACGTTCATCCTTCTGGTGATCACGGGGTTCCCCATCAAATTCCCGGACTGGACGATCTCGCAGTGGATCATCAATGCGGTGGGCGGGGTGACGGCGCGGGGGGCCATTCACCGGCTTATGGGCGCCATCCTGCTGCTGGCCGGGGTGTGGCATGTGCTCTGGGTGGTGACCAGTCCGCGCGGCTGGCGGGAGTTCCTTCGCATGCTGCCGGAGCGCGACGACCCCGGGCGCGCTGTCGGCATCCTGAAGTATTTCTTCGGGCTGAGCAAAGAGTTTCCGCCTTCCGGGAAGTTCTCGCTGTACGAGAAGTTCGACTATATGGCGGTGGGGTGGGGCTCCGTGATCATGGGGGTGACCGGGCTCGCCCTATGGTTCCCGCACATCGCCCTGCAGATCGCTCCGAAATGGGCGCTGGATGTGTGCCATGTGGTGCACAGCGATGAAGCGGTGCTGGCGTTCCTGGCTATCACCATCTGGCACTTCTACCACGTGCACTACAAACCCACAATCTGGCCCATGAACACCACCTGGCTGGACGGGCAGGTGCGTCTGGGAGATCTGAAAGAGGAGCATCGTCTGGAGTACGAGCGCCTGCGCGCCGAACTGGAAGCCGGGGGATTGCCCGCAGTGGAGGAGTCCTCTGAACCCGCCGGGCCCGAGGCCGCGCAGGAGTCTGCTGTTGAAGAAGCGGGCAAGCCGGAAGCATCGGAGGAGCCTTCAGCTGTTGCTGCTGAGGAAGAGGCCGCTCACGCGATTCCCGCAGAGCCGGAAGAGGTGGAGACGGCCACACCCGCTGCACAGAAAGAGATCCGCGAGGAGGAGCCAGACGCGGAGGTTGAAGAGCAGACAGGCCCCGCTCCCGCGGAGCCTTCCGGGCTGCAGGATGCGCCGGGAGAGGAGGAGCAGCGGTGACCCCCGAGCCAGCCGGCAATGCCCGCAAGAGCGTGCGCGTCCGCATTCTGGCGGCGGTGGTGGTGCTGTTGATAGCCGTGGGCGGCGCGCTGACCTACGCCACGGCGTCTTCCAGCCCCATCGTCTGCACCCGCTGCCACGAGATGCGCGCCCACTACGTGAGCTGGAAGGCATCCGGGCACAGTCAGGTGCCCTGCGAGGAGTGCCACGTCCAGCCCGGGTTCTGGACGATGGTGCGGATGAAGTTCCAGAGTGAGGCGCTCATTACCAAACACGCGCGCGAGCCCCGCTCCGGTGAGCTGGTGCGGGCGAATGTCCCGGACGCCAACTGCGTGAAGTGTCATTCCCGGATGCCCGATGTGGTGACTCGCGGAGGTGTGCAGACTACGCACCGGGGGCACATCGAGCGAGGCATTCCCTGCATCTACTGTCATACGGATGCGGGGCACGCCGCGGAGAAGACCGACGCCAAGGCGGCCATGGCCCGCTGCACGGCCTGTCACGACGGGAAGCAGGCGAGCGCCGATTGCGCGGTTTGTCACGTGAAGGAGGTTCCTCAGCCCGCTCCTGCCAGCCACATCCAGCTTCAGCAGGTGGATCTGAACCAGATGCCGCACCCGGAGGGCTTCCGCAACCAGCACGCGGTGGTCGGCCGGAAGCAGGCGGCGCAGTGCGAGTCCTGCCACCGGCCCTATTTCTGCGAGTCGTGCCACAGCGGCAAGATACCGGCTTCCCATTCCGCGAAGGACTACCGACGGACCCACGCGGCCGAGGTGGCCGCGGGGCGCACCGACTGCACCCCGTGCCATACGCAGAAGTTCTGTCTGGCGTGCCACGTCACGGCGCAGCCGGAGTCGCACCGGAAGGGATGGACGAGGGCGCACGGGAAGGCGTCTCTGAAGGCGGATGCCCGCTGCGGCGTGTGCCATCTGAAGAGCTGGTGCGACGAGTGCCACGGGATGCCGATGCCGCACCCGGCGCGCTATGTGCAGACTCATCCCGACCAGGCATCAAAGAGCCCGAAGCTTTGCGAAAAGTGCCATTCGCCCTCTTACTGCCAGGCGTGCCACTCGCGCAGCAAGCCGCGCTCGCATCTGACGAAGGGGTTCCTGGACGGCGGACACGGCCGTCTGTGGCGATCCAACCAGAGATCCTGCGCCACCTGCCACACGTCTCAGAAGTTCTGTGACGACTGCCACACCACGAAGCGGCCAGCCTCCCACGGCCCGGCCTGGCTGGTGACGCACGGCAAGCCCGCATCCGCCCCGGAGGCGAACTGCTCACTGTGCCATACCCGGGAGACGTGCGGCAAGTGCCACGGACAGGGAGGCAAGAGACCCTCCAGCCACGGGGCCAACTACGTGATGGGGCATGCGAAGGACGCGAAGGCAGGTATGGCCTCGTGCGCGCTCTGCCATGAGGCAAGCATGTGCAACGCCTGCCATAAGCCGCTCGGCAAGCCGGAGATCAGCTTCTGAGACTCGGCCTCGCGGCAGAGGATGTCAGGCGGCCTTCGACAGCTGCGCCTCGGAGGAGTTCAGAAGCCCCTGCACCAGGGATACCAGCGCCCGGTTGTCCTCGATCGGCTTTGAGACGTAGCCGTCCGCTCCGGACTGCTGGAGAAAACGCTCCCGATCCCCCCTCAGGGCGTGCGCGGTGGTCAGCACCACGGGGATGGATGAGGTCCGCGCATCCTGCTTGAGGATGCGGGTCAGCTCGATTCCGTCCACCGGGACACCTTCGTATTCGGTGTTGGACAGAGAGACGTCCATCAGGATCAGGTCCGCCTGACCTTCCGAAGCGATCCTGATCACCTCATCGGCGTCCTCGGTGACCGTCACGGCGAAGCCGCCCACCCTTGTCAGCACCAGCTCGAACAGTTTTGCGTTTATCTTGTCGTCTTCGACGACCAGAATGTTTGCCATCAGATATCCGTCTCCGCTGAGTCAGTGCAAAACCCCGTTCCCTCCCTGGACGGGGTGGCCGCTCGCGGGCATCACTCTCAATGATTGGCATTCCTGACGCGCTTCAACAGCAGGCCGCCGAGGTGCCGCAGCCAGGGCACCGTCTCGCGCCTGCCAGGGGAACCCGCGCACTCCCGACCACGTTAGTTTTGCCGTACTCTGAGGAGGTTCCGATAATGGCAATAATCGCTGAAGGCCAGAAAGCGCCGGATTTTTCGCTTCCCGCATCCACCGGAGAGACAGTCTCCCTGTCGCAGTTCCAGGGGAAGAATGTGGTCCTCTACTTCTATCCCAAGGACGACACTCCGGGCTGCACCACCGAGGCATGCTCTTTCCGCGACAATCTCAGCGAGTTCGATGCGGCGGATACCGTGGTGCTGGGGGTCAGCCGGGACGACGTTGCATCTCACCAGAGGTTCAGTCAGAAATACAGCCTTCCTTTCCCGCTCCTGGCGGATACGGACGGCTCCGTGACGGAAGCCTACGGGGTCTGGCAGGAGAAGAATATGTACGGCAAGAAGACCTGGGGCATCGTGCGCAGCACATTCATCATTGACCGGGACGGGGTCGTGCGCAAGGTATTTCCCAAGGTGAAGGTGGACGGTCACACCGCCGAGGTTCTGGAGTTCATCCGGAGCAATCTGCAGTAGCTTTGCCGCATCCCGCCCCCGCGGAGCGCGGAACCCGCGAGGCCGGGGCGTCGTCTTACTGAATGGCAGTTAGCGAAGCGGAACGCTATTGAGCGGGGTCCTGGCCGAGGCATCGACCGGACCCCGCGGGCCTTTTACACCAGAGGAAGGCCGTGCTTATTTCTGCTCCAGCTTGTCGGTGAGGGTGTAAAGCATACCCAGCAGCGGACCCCTGCGCACCCAGGCGCGTCCCACGCTCTCCGGGATCTGAATGTCAAGGCCGGCCTCCTGGAACCACCGGCGGAGCTGATTTGGAGTGATGGATTCCAGCGGCCGGAACTCCCCCTGCTGCAGCTCGCGCTGGAACAGTCCCCGCTGAGCCAGGGCATTGATGGCTGCGGCGGCCGGATGATCCGCCGGAACGTCCACGAAGGACCCTTTCACCCTTTGCGGGCGTTTGGACCACAGCCCCAGCCGCCGGGCCAGGTCCAGGTACTGGGCCGCCTCGGCCCGGGTGGCGGGCACGTTCTGCTTGGAGAAGTAGGTGGGGAACATGGAACCCCCGTGCGTCGCGAAGAACTGGATGGCCTTCGCGTGCGGGTCTGTGAACTGCACGTCCTCAAAGAACATCAGTACCGCGCCGTCTTCCAGAAGCTGTCTCTGCAGACGCAGGATGTCCACCCGGCGGACGTCCACGCCGCTTTTGATGGCAAGATGCGCGGCGGTTCCTCCGGCCTGGCCCATGGCCATCCAGCAGGGCTCCATCCTCAGCGTGCTGAACCCCATATGCGTCCCGGAGATGGCCCCCGTGACCAGCAGGCCTTCCACTTTCTGAGGGACGATGACACCGTACGGCACCTGGTACGGCTGAGAATACTGCCAGACCCCCAGCAGACCTTCCAGCACCGGATATCCTGGCTCGTATTTCCGGGTGGCGTGGCTGTCCATCTCGTAGGAGCCGCATCCGATGGACGTGCGCTGGACGGGCGTGCGGTCCAGACGGGGATCCAGCAGGCAGTCCTGAGCGCGGAAGTCGTACTCTCCCACGATCCGCCGGGCCTCGCGCACATAAATCTGGCGGGGAAAGTTGCCATTGTCCGTGTACTCATCGGCTGCCAACCCCCACCTGCGCGCCTCCGCCCGGAAGCTCTCCGGCAGGGTGGGGTCGTTCTGGCAGAAGTAGAGAAGGCCCAGAGTGTAGTCTCTCAGGCGCTCGGCGAACTTCTCGCGCCATTCCCAGCTTGCCTCCGGGTATGGGTAGTTCTCCTCCGGCAGGTCGGTGGAGAGAAGCGGGATGGTGTGGTTGTTGGTGTCGCTCTTCCCGTTCGGCATGCGGACCACGTGGACCACGTCGTGGAAGCTCTTCACCTGGCCGGCCCAGATCTGCCGCCGCAGGATGCGATACTCCCGCGGGTCGTAGTTGGCCGGCTTTTCAATTGCCACCCGGTTTCCCGGCCTGTCGGTCAGGCAGAGGCGGTAGTTGTAAGCCTGAATGCGGTCATCGCCTTCGCCGGTGGACTCGTCGTCATAGTAGACTTTGTCCTGGTATCCCCAGTAGATGACGCCCGCATAGGGCTCTCCGTGCAGGCTGCGCGGCTCGCGCCCCACACGGTACGGCACGCCCGCCATTGCCGCCAGGTCGCCCTCGTAGGTGGCGTCAATGAAGACCCGAGCCCGCACCGCATGCCGCTCACCCGTCTCCAGGCTCCGGAATGTGAAGGCAATCAGGCGGTTGCCCCTTTTCTGCACGGATTCCAACTCGCAGCGTCGGAAAACGGTGATGCGATCCTTCTGCTCCGCCAGCATCCGTTCGAAGAGCAACTCCGCGACGTGGGGCTCGAAAAAGTATCCGCTGTTGCAATCTTTTACCTGCTGAGAGTCCTCTCCATATTCCTTCGCGTAGTAGTCGCGAACCGAGCGCACGAATTCCAGAAAGATACCGCCCACCGCTCCGCGCTTCTTGATGTCAGTTGCGCCCAGGCCGTTGGCCATCAGGCCGCCGATGTGCGCGTTGCGGTCCACCAGCACCACGGTGGAGCCCAAGCGGGCGGCAGCCAGCGCGGCCGCGATCCCGCTGGGCGTGCCACCGTAGATGGCGATATCGGTGGAGTGGGGCTCGCCTTGCGGGGCCGCCCCAGTCGGGGCCGCAATCGCCAGGGCTCCCGTCAGGATAAGCAAAAGGGTCTTGACGTTGAGTCTCATGGTGTCACGGTCCTTTCCTCCCGCTCGGGGCGGGCACGTGGCAGGCTCCTTTGCTGCCGAACGCGGACATCGCCTGCCTCGTTGTGTTTGCACAGGATACCCTTACGCTCCCCCGCCGGGCAAGCGGTGTGGCTTGCCCCCGCCAAGGGAGGGTCTGTATAATCCTGTAGCAACGCTTAGCCTCTTTCGACCGGGAAGGCGCACGGCACTTTCACATGACCGCCAGACAGACCCCCATGCAGCGACAGTATGCGGCCATCAAGGAGCAGTATCCGGATGTGCTCGTCATGTTCCGGATGGGGGATTTTTACGAGATGTTCGATGAGGACGCCGAGAAGGCCGCACCCATCCTGGAGATCGTCCTGACCCGGCGCGACGGCCGTCCGATGTGCGGTGTTCCCTATCACGCGCTGGAGCGCTACATGGCCCGGCTTCTGGCGGCGGGAATGCGGGTGGCCGTCTGTGATCAGGTGGAGGATCCCAAGAAGGCGAAGGGCCTGGTCCGCCGCGAGGTCACACGAGTTGTCTCGGCCGGTACCGTCCTGGAGGACAGCTTCCTTCCCGCCTCGGCCAACAACTTTCTGGCAGCCCTTGCCCCCGGCGCATCCTCATCGGGCGTGGCCGTGGCGGACGTCTCCACCGGAGAATTCCTGGTCACGCAGTTCGCGGGAGAGAAGCATCTGGGGGAAGCTCTGGCAGAGATCGAACGCCTGAGACCAGCGGAGTGTGTCATCTCCGAGCGTGACGAGGATCTCGCCGAGCCGCTTCGAGCCGCGGGTTGCCGGCTGGTCACCCCTGTCTCGCGGAACGGCGCTTTCGCCGCAGGACCGCGTCAGACCCTGTTGGAGCATTTCGGGGTGGCGAGCCTCCTCGGTTTCGGTTGCGAAGATCTGGAGCAGGCCCAGGAGGCTGCGGCGCTCATTGTGACCTACCTCCGGGCATCCAACCCGGGAGCTCTGGCGCATCTGCGTTCCCTCTCCACTTACTCCGCCGAGCGCTATATGCAACTGGACGCCGCGACGCGCCGCAACCTGGAGTTGACCGTCTCGCAAAGCGAGGATCAGCAGGCCACACTGCTGCGGGTGGTGGATTGCACGCGCACGCCTATGGGTGCGCGCCTGCTGCGGAGGTGGCTGGAGCAGCCGCTTTTGGACCTTGAGGCCATCCGCGAGCGTCAGGGCGGCGTGAAGGCGCTGGTGGAAGACGTTCTGCTGCGGGGCGATGTGCGGGATCTGCTTTCCGGAGTGCAGGATGTCGAGCGGATCGTTGCGCGGGCCTCGTCCGGCGTCGCGGGACCGCGCGATCTGCTGGCGCTTGCCCGGTCGCTGGAGAGAACGGGCGACCTGGCCGGGGCGGCATCGCGGACTGAGTCGCCCCTTGTCCGGGAACTGGCGGAGCGTTGCCGGCCGCCGGAAGGAGTTGCGGAGGAGATCCTCGCCGCCATTGATGACTCCGCTCCCCTCCACGTGCGGGACGGCGGGGTCATCCGGGCCGGCTATTCCTCCGAGCTGGACACACTGAGGGATGTGGCGCACGGCGGGCGCGAGTGGATCGCCCGCATCGAATCGGAAGAACGGGAGCGCACCGGCATTAAGAGCCTGAAGGTGGGCTACAACTCGGTGTTCGGGTATTACATCGAAGTCTCGAAAGCCAACACAGCGCTGGTGCCGGATCATTACATCCGCAAGCAGACCACCACGAACGCCGAACGCTACATCACCCCCGAGCTGAAAGAGCACGAGGCCACCGTGCTGGGGGCCCAGGAGCGCGCCGTGGCGCTGGAGCAGGAGCTGTTCGCGCAGGTCCGGGGGGCTGTGGCGGCGCGGGCTCAGGAGCTTCTCGGGTTAGCCCAAGCCGTGGCGGAGCTCGACGCGCTGGCGAGTTTGGCCGAGACCGCTCACACCAACCGCTGGGTCTGTCCGGAAGTAGATGATTCCGATGAGATTCTGGTGCAGGCCGGGCGCCATCCGGTGGTGGAGAAGAGCCTGGGGATGGGAGCGTTCGTCCCCAACGATGTAAAGGTGGACACCCGCGACGACTGCCTGCTCATCATCACGGGGCCGAATATGGCGGGTAAGAGCACGTATCTGCGGCAGACGGCGCTCATCGTCCTGCTGGCCCAGGCCGGCAGCTTCGTCCCGGCGGACCGCGCAAAGATAGGGGTGGTGGACCGCATCTTCACGCGCATCGGAGCGCGCGATGAGCTTGCCAGTGCCCGAAGCACGTTCATGGTGGAGATGACGGAGACCGCCAACATCCTCAATAACGCCACCTCTCGCAGTCTGGTGCTGCTGGACGAGATCGGCAGGGGGACCAGCACCTACGACGGGCTTTCCATCGCCTGGGCTGTGGCGGAGTTTCTGGCGAAGGCGCGCATCAAGACGCTGTTCGCCACGCACTACCACCATCTGAACCAGCTTGCGTCTCAGCTGCCGGGCGTCCGGAACTACCGGGTGGCGGTGCGGGAAGAGGCGGACCGGATCATCTGGCTGCACCGCATCATGCCGGGAGGGACGGACCGTAGCTATGGAATTCAGGTGGCCCGGCTGGCCGGCCTGCCGGAGGAGGTTGTTGCCCGCGCGCAGGAGGTTCTGAGGGATCTGGAGGAGGACGAGGGCAACGCAGGGGTCGCGCCGCGCCGGGCTCCGGCACCGGCCCAGGTGAGGCAGCTGACGCTTTTCGAGGCAGCCCCTTCGCCGGTGGTGGAGAAGTTGAAGAAGATGGACATCTCCACCATGACCCCCGTGGAGGCGCTCACCGCCCTGTGGCAGCTTCAGAAAGAGGCGGAGACAGAGTGACAACTTTTGCTACAATGGCTTCGGGCAAAAATCCGGAGGGGGTGGGGTGATCTCGGAGAGTGTCCCCGCAAGAAAATTAGCGGAGGTGCTGCCGCAGGGAGAGCCCGCGTGTGCCTCTGCCTTCGGATTGGTGGCAAGGAGTAAAGCATCCGACGGCTCGGACCTCTCGGAATTTGCAGAAGCTGGTAGGTTGATCCCTTTCGCAGTCCGCTGGCGATCCAGCATTGATCCTGGCGGCAAGCTTCCGCTCGACCGGGCGGACGCTGTCAGCCGTAACGAAGGCCTGGTGTCCCGGGTTGCTTCGAATATGGACCAGGCAGACGTCAGTTGACTGCCGTAAAGAGGATGATTCTCAATCAAGTGTCAGACCCGTCCTCTCATAATCCAGAGGCACGAGAAGCGCGGCGCCCCTCGATTGTAGTCCTTCCTCCGGAGATCGCCAGCAGGATCGCTGCGGGGGAGGTTATCGAGCGCCCGGCGTCGGTGGTGAAGGAGCTGGTGGAGAACTCCCTGGACGCCGGGGCGCGCCGCGTCAGTGTGCTGCTGGAGGATGGAGGGCGCGACCTGGTGGAGGTCTCCGACGACGGGGAGGGGATGACCGCCGAAGAAGCGCTCCTGGCTGTGGAGCGGCACGCCACCTCCAAGATCTCCTCCGCCGAGGACCTGTTCCGCATCACCACATACGGGTTCCGCGGGGAAGCCCTGCCAAGCATCGCATCCGTCTCGGAGTTCGAGCTGGTCACGCGTCCTCGCCATTCTGAGGAAGGGACGCGTGTTCTCATCCGCGCCGGAGTCACGGTGAAGCATGAGCCGGCTGGAGCGCCTCCCGGCACGACGGTGCGGGTGTCGCGCCTGTTCGAAAGCGTTCCCGCGCGCCGCAAGTTCCTGAAGAGCGCTCAGACCGAGCTCGCCCGGAGCCTGGACTTCGTCCAGCGGCTGGCGCTTGCCCGGCCCGAGGTATCGTTCTCGGTGCGCCACGGTGAGCAGGAGAGTTTCAGCCACCCGGGTGGCGATATTGTCACTGCCCTGGCCAGCGTGTTCGGGCGGCAGGTGGCGCGGGAGCTGATCCCGGCGGAGGTGGAGTCCGTTCTTTCTGTTCGCGCGTTCCTTGCGCCGCCCACGCGGACCCGTCCCAACCGTTCCCAGCAGTATCTCTTTGTCAATGGGCGGCCCATCTCAAGCCGCCTCCTCTCGCACGCCGTGGACGAGGCATATGCCGGGCTGCTGCCTCACGGACGCTTCCCGATCGTGGTGGTTCTGCTGGATGTTCCGCCGGATCTGGTGGACGTCAATGTTCATCCGCGGAAGGCGGAAGTGAAGTTCGTGCGGGAGCGGGAGGCGCATTCGCTGGTGTTCCACACGCTGCGTGAGGCGCTTGTGGGGAAGGGACTGGTGCCCAGTGTGGCCCCGTCACCTGCAGGGCCCGCCCTCGTGCCACAGGGTCCGGGATTCTCCTTCGAGCCCGCGCCTCAGGCGGTGGGCGGCGGATGGCTGCAGCGTGATCCCGCTCCGCACCCGGATGCGCACCGGCTCTACGCTCCGCCGGAGCACAACCGGGAGACCTCTGGCCCGGAGCCTGGGACTTCCGTTCCGCCGGAGTCGTCCCACATCGCGGACCAGCGGCTGGATCCTTCCCGCCTCCGC
The sequence above is drawn from the Armatimonadota bacterium genome and encodes:
- a CDS encoding response regulator, producing the protein MANILVVEDDKINAKLFELVLTRVGGFAVTVTEDADEVIRIASEGQADLILMDVSLSNTEYEGVPVDGIELTRILKQDARTSSIPVVLTTAHALRGDRERFLQQSGADGYVSKPIEDNRALVSLVQGLLNSSEAQLSKAA
- the mutL gene encoding DNA mismatch repair protein MutL, producing the protein MTAVKRMILNQVSDPSSHNPEAREARRPSIVVLPPEIASRIAAGEVIERPASVVKELVENSLDAGARRVSVLLEDGGRDLVEVSDDGEGMTAEEALLAVERHATSKISSAEDLFRITTYGFRGEALPSIASVSEFELVTRPRHSEEGTRVLIRAGVTVKHEPAGAPPGTTVRVSRLFESVPARRKFLKSAQTELARSLDFVQRLALARPEVSFSVRHGEQESFSHPGGDIVTALASVFGRQVARELIPAEVESVLSVRAFLAPPTRTRPNRSQQYLFVNGRPISSRLLSHAVDEAYAGLLPHGRFPIVVVLLDVPPDLVDVNVHPRKAEVKFVREREAHSLVFHTLREALVGKGLVPSVAPSPAGPALVPQGPGFSFEPAPQAVGGGWLQRDPAPHPDAHRLYAPPEHNRETSGPEPGTSVPPESSHIADQRLDPSRLRILGQVAGTYIVVETPQGLAIIDQHVAHERVLYERFRSRSSSNPVQMLAVPVTLELSRREAGIVMERLQEFADLGFVLEQFGPEAVLLRGVPAGLKLSDVEQTVRDMLSEVVELTLDRKMLAPREAVVTSAACKAAVKAGDRMSEPEMRSLIEQLLQCDNPYVCPHGRPIMVRLDRESLEKIFQR
- the bcp gene encoding putative peroxiredoxin bcp → MAIIAEGQKAPDFSLPASTGETVSLSQFQGKNVVLYFYPKDDTPGCTTEACSFRDNLSEFDAADTVVLGVSRDDVASHQRFSQKYSLPFPLLADTDGSVTEAYGVWQEKNMYGKKTWGIVRSTFIIDRDGVVRKVFPKVKVDGHTAEVLEFIRSNLQ
- a CDS encoding DNA mismatch repair protein MutS, giving the protein MTARQTPMQRQYAAIKEQYPDVLVMFRMGDFYEMFDEDAEKAAPILEIVLTRRDGRPMCGVPYHALERYMARLLAAGMRVAVCDQVEDPKKAKGLVRREVTRVVSAGTVLEDSFLPASANNFLAALAPGASSSGVAVADVSTGEFLVTQFAGEKHLGEALAEIERLRPAECVISERDEDLAEPLRAAGCRLVTPVSRNGAFAAGPRQTLLEHFGVASLLGFGCEDLEQAQEAAALIVTYLRASNPGALAHLRSLSTYSAERYMQLDAATRRNLELTVSQSEDQQATLLRVVDCTRTPMGARLLRRWLEQPLLDLEAIRERQGGVKALVEDVLLRGDVRDLLSGVQDVERIVARASSGVAGPRDLLALARSLERTGDLAGAASRTESPLVRELAERCRPPEGVAEEILAAIDDSAPLHVRDGGVIRAGYSSELDTLRDVAHGGREWIARIESEERERTGIKSLKVGYNSVFGYYIEVSKANTALVPDHYIRKQTTTNAERYITPELKEHEATVLGAQERAVALEQELFAQVRGAVAARAQELLGLAQAVAELDALASLAETAHTNRWVCPEVDDSDEILVQAGRHPVVEKSLGMGAFVPNDVKVDTRDDCLLIITGPNMAGKSTYLRQTALIVLLAQAGSFVPADRAKIGVVDRIFTRIGARDELASARSTFMVEMTETANILNNATSRSLVLLDEIGRGTSTYDGLSIAWAVAEFLAKARIKTLFATHYHHLNQLASQLPGVRNYRVAVREEADRIIWLHRIMPGGTDRSYGIQVARLAGLPEEVVARAQEVLRDLEEDEGNAGVAPRRAPAPAQVRQLTLFEAAPSPVVEKLKKMDISTMTPVEALTALWQLQKEAETE